The Leopardus geoffroyi isolate Oge1 chromosome C3, O.geoffroyi_Oge1_pat1.0, whole genome shotgun sequence genomic interval gaatgagggaagggcagagaggcagagagagagagagagagagagagagagagaaaggagacacagaatctgaagcaggctccaggctctgagctatcagcacagagcctgatgcgggacttgaatccagaccacgagatcatgacctgagctgacgtcggaggctcaactgactgagccacccaggcacccctagaattcctcctttttaaaaacatttttttttttcaacgtttatttatttttgggacagagagagacagagcatgaacgggggaggggcagagagagagggagacacagagtcggaaacaggctccaggctctgagccatcagcccagagcccgacacggggctcgaactcacagaccgcgagatcgtgacctggctgaagtcggacgcttaaccgactgcgccacccaggtgcccctagaattcctcctttttaaagcactttctcACTTAATATCCAGACAAAACCAGGCATTCagagaagctttttaaaagagacaataTCACAATctgacattcatttattcatgtaggGATATCCAAAACCCATTAACAAGGCTGtgacacacagagggaaaaagCTCAATAATTAACATACTAATGTGATTATTAATTGTAACATATTTGAGAGCCCCCACTTATTAATACGTATTCTAACACAATTTATAAGTTATTTGttgttataaatttaatttaatttaatgacagcacacaaatgggggaaaggtacagaggaagaaggaggagggggagagacaggagagaggctCGGGGgcgggaagggagagagggagagagagacaatcttaagcaggatccatgctcagtgcggagctgATGCAcggctcgatcccgtgaccctgagatcattacctgagatgacaatcaagagttggatgctcaaccaactaagccacccaggcgctcctgttgtgtttttaagaaaaagtagcCTTTATGAATGTTATGTAGAGTCCGCCAGACTTTCATTGTCAGAGGGCCATATTTTTCTATGATTATTCTTGCTGTGATATATCAGATAATTTTGTACTGCATCTTAAAACAGGTTCTGTAATGGTTTATATTTATCCCATGCTACACATACATGTGATATACTAAATAAAGggtttaaaaatcatttcctatAAACATATCTTGAAGATTAAAGGTCTTTTATatcatggaaaatttttttttaactttctaaaattcaacaaaaatttaacaaatatctaCTAAGTTCTAAGCACTATCTTAGGTGCTTAAGATACACATATAAAGATGCtgccctgctttttaaaaagctcaatgtcaggggcgcctgggtggctcagctggttaagcatccaacttcagctcaggtcatgatttcacagttcctgagctcaagccctgtgttgggctctgtgctgatagctcagagcctggagcctgcttcggattctgtgtctccctctctctctgcccttcccttgctcgcgctctgcctctctcaaagataaacattaaaagaaagaaaaaagctcaaTGTCAAAGAACAAAGGTAACTGTTTCAAAATGCCCTTACTTTCAAGTTTTAGCAACATTTTATGTCTAAGGACTTATATTTACAACactattaaatgtaaaatatgcctCCTGCAAACTGTTCTCTATCAATTTTTTGGTTTATAGATATAAGCTCTGCATATAAACACactatatttatatacagataCTTAAAAGTATCTTTTCTTATACCCCATTttgttataaaaacattttagaattacTCAAAACCAAATATTTGTTAGTCAGATTAGCCTTTTTATTAATCTTACTCAGGGAAGTTTTTACTATATTTGAAAGGTTTAATCacgaatttttaaatattcttttttaaaatttcaaaaactattaCTTCCTATCTTACTAGGTTCTTACATATGAGAGAATATTTTGTCAAAACAAGGTATGCAAAATATAGTAAGACTGAGAAGAAAGCAGATAAAATGAGTAAGAGGTGATTCTAATTTGGTCcctaaatataaatgttaaaacaaacattaaaatacgAATAAAAGGGCTACGATATAAAATCAAGACATTTCAAGAATCTCCCAAAGAGATAAGATAAGACCTCCATCCCGTGGTATTAATATTCATCTGTTTCTCAACCATAGCCCCAAATATTCATGCATCTTTGATAACCGGTAATCCAGGCATCTTCACCCCTCCACCTTTGACAACCCCTTCCTGTAGTTTAAGAGATGTGAATGtctttataaagtatttataaaatttaagtataattatttATGTTGGTATATCCTTTTTTTGAGTCAATTCCCCTACAAACTGTAAGATCCAGTAAGTCAAAGGAGGCTAAGCATGGTATTTTCCTGTGATCTTGACCTTTGTAAAAGCACGTAATAGCGATCAATTTCTGAGTACTAGCTGGCCCAGGTGCAGGGACAGGCTCTTTGCTTTAAATAACactgccttggggcgcctgggtggcgcagtcggttgagcgtccgacttcagccaggtcacgatctcgcggtccgtgagttcgagccccgcgtcgggctctgggctgatggctcggagcctggagcctgtttccgattctgtgtctccctctctctctgcccctcccccgttcatgctctgtctctctctgtcccaaaaataaataaacgtcgaaaaaaaaaaaaaaatttaaataacactgCCTTAAGCCCCTCATAAGAGTCAAACATCAAGCTTTCCATGCTTTATCTCACGCTATCCTCACAACTACCCAAattataggtaaggaaactgaatcGCAGAGATCTTAATTTTCTTGCTCAAAATTACACAGCTAAAATGTAGCAAAGTTAGGACTGGAACGCAGGTCTATTTGACTCAAGAGCCAGTTTTCTTCATCAGcatggaattttcattttttatccaaAGAGATTtttgagaaatgatttttttaccCAACTAAAGTTAGTAAATGTCTATTGTTGGCTTTTCAGAACTCACTTTTCAGCTGTCACTAGGACCTCTGTTTTGTCCAGCTCTGTTTGTGTCAGATCACCATCTgtaagaacaaagagaaatatattaaacTATCAATATACTCTTTTGTTCTAGTTTGCCACAGAATAGTCCTCTTACGCTAGGAACGATATTTAAGATATATCTAGTTTAGACAGGATGCCTAGTTAAATGTTTCATCCGGGAATCTGTATGTTTTGATGGTCTCCATAATTAGCAAAACTGATTTCCAAAACAACATGCAAGTAATTCATGCAGATAATTCTGGAAGgccaacttaaaaatggtaaatttagaGTTCTTTAACAAAGAATTGAACAAGTAagcattatgtttttatatatgaatattcatcCCTGAGATGGCATCCCTTGAAAAATTTAGTTTTAGGTCTTCAAAGGGAACACTACTATCAAGGAGACTGGCAAAATATACTGCAAACACTTACCTGTCTTTTCTACTTTTGGTAACTGCTGTACCTCATACACACAGTTCTGTGAGATACCTAGGTTTGGGGGCCAAATTGGAATAGATAAAATTCTTTGTCCCCGTGAAGACTGTTCCTGGCCAGATACCTAAACAAAATTTCAACAGGTATCTTAAGTGAACAGATTTTAAGTAGTTTATGTATTGAAAAGTTTATGTCTtaaataagaagaggaaatccaAGAATGGTAAATATTACCCTTTCTTTATCATAGAAAGTGATTATTTGTGCTTTACAAAATCTTATTCAAATATAGGTCAGAAAAAAGTTACTGTTTACATAAAAATGGCAATCTTTTCCCACACGTTATTCTAATTTGGACATCTACATGGTCTATAGCTTTAGACTAATGCTGCACCCCCCTTTTTGCTCCCTGCAACAGAGCTCctattatataaaatacttagagaGATCAACTCTCACAAAATTTTAAACCATCACTGAAAACTCAGTGGTGGAGAGTTTATTTTGGTTAAAATCctgaagatgaaataaatgatCTGAAGCAACAGAGagcacaaggaagaaaaaaacatgggaTAAACACGGGATATAGGCAGctaaggaattaaaatatttaccattatgAAAAGGAAGATGTGCAtactaaagaaatattaaattactGTTTTGCCAACTACACTGTCCACATCCAGCATTCAAAATTCCGTTCTACCCCCTTATGAATAGTTCCTtatttatgaagtatttttttaaaagttttagtcTTTCAGTATGCTCCGCACGCaacgtggcttgaactcacgactctgagatcaagagtcacatgttctattgACTGAGCCGGCCAAGCGCCCCTTTACGAAGTACTGTCTGtcaatgctttaattttttcttcttctcccccatTTAGGATATTCTGCTGCCTGCCAATTCCTCCAAGCAGAATGTTGCCACAGATAGATGGGAAAGCTGAAATTCAACCAAGTGAACACAATTACTCATTAGTAGTTGGGAAAATCATCATAGCTTGGTGAAGTGAGGGTACTGGGTCATCTGAGGTTTTCAACAGCCGTATGACCACGATCCTCATGCTATAGGAACAGAGACTACGTCCGTTTCCTACTAACCATGAAGCAAGCACTTACCTTTCCGATGGCGAGTCCTTCATAATtcaattttccttcctttataaaACTATAGAGTGGAGAACCAGGAACAGAATTAAAGTCACCGCACATCACGATAGGGCAGAAGCTGCCGTCTTTCTGATGGGCAACACTGGAAATCTCTGCCAGAAGCATCGCCAGTTGGGTCAGTTTAATATCCCCTCGCCTTGGATTATACAAGAGATGTGTGTTAGCTACACAGATCACAGGAGAGGCAGCACGTGGAAGTTTGGGCTGCAGGAGTAACACTAATCCAACGTTGTCTCTGTCCAACAGAGGGACATCACGGCGGTAGAATTCCACCGGGTTCACTGATAAGAGTGAAAACTTGGAATGTTTGAAGCAAATGGCACAGCCGTCGGGTTTCCTTCCTGTCCGCATCTTGTATTCACAGTGATAACCTATAAGAAAGGCATAAATTTAACACGAGGGACTACCACTATAAACATACATATGGCAAAACACAGCTCTCCTGATATCTTTGAACAACGTTTATCAAAGTATATCCTGCAAAACATTAACAATGTAGGATGTTAAGTTTGGGACTGGGTCTAGGTCCTAGGAATGGGTCTCTTTACTTGCAGACTTTAGTCTCCAATATGTTAATGTGCATCATCACGCTGTCATTTCCATCCTAGTAAAAGTTGTGACAAAGACTACATAAGGGCTTACGATAAGctaccaccaccatccccaccccctgctaTGACACAGCTCTGACCTTTTTGCCTATAACTCTTCCCCTGTTCCACTCAACACGCACCTGCCTCCTCACCTGCCTTGAAGCACTCCTACGTCAGGGTCTTTGCTTTGCTATTTCCGCTGTCTGGAATGCTATAGGCATGGCTTGTTccttcacctccttcaagtctttgcgcGAATGTTACCTACCTTCTCTGATCATTGTTTAAGAGTGAAACCTGACCCATTCTACTTTCCTGCTTTTCTCCAAAATTATCATTACCTAGTGtgctatttaagtatttatttgacTTGTTGTCAGCCTTCCTCCACCAGAATGTAGGCTCCACAAGGACAGAGCCTTTTTATCTATTTGCTCACTGCTGTACCACCACAGTGCATAGGatatagtaggcattcaaaaaatatttgccgAGGAAGGAATGCAAAGTAGGCAGCAGTTCTCAAACAGATGCACTGTTTCTAGAAGTGTTCACTTATCAAGCAGGTTTTTAGCTTCTACCCATTAGCTAACCAGACAGAATGATCTCTGATATAGAACTTAGAATCTGAGACGTCTAGCTGTGGGTAGAGCAACTACTGGAAAGGAAGCTAATAAGAGATTCTCACATGCTTTTTTGTTTGAATTAAAATGCTATATGAACACAAAAGTTTCCACTTGAAATACCTCAATCTCTTCCTGACTTTTTGAAATGGATATTaagttttttcaaaattaagatttttttgccCAATATACCACACATCTTTGTTAGCAAGTATTGCTTTCACAGCACGCAGATCTTCCAAAATAAATCTGgctaaaataaaagttacattgTACCCAAAGATTCCAAACTGGGTCTGATTTCTGCTCCATAATGATCTTCTTGAACTTCTTGCAAACAAAGTACCTTGGAAGAAAAACATGGTGTGAATTAAAACAGAGCCCAAATATGAACTTTCTGGtgctttcatctttaaaaacaggcttttaaaattctaaaaacctaatgaaacttgaaataaaagacataatccttttcttctttttaactatCAAATTAACGTTTCCAAATTTGATCAGTCCCCAAACCCTGGCCTTTAAATACATGAAGCTTTGTCTCTTACTATCTGAAACTTGTATTTcccaaaagaaatctttttaatttacatattggagtctttttcttgaattaaaatgttcttttgtaCTAAGTCCTTCTTGAATTAAAATGTTCCTTAGTACTATGTCCTTTTAGTACTTTCCAGAGGTCATTTCTTTGAATGCCATCATCTAGATTTTTACAAGAATGATTTACATTTCAAGTCAAAGGAAACCGTTACTAAATAAATACTTCATATACTGccagtctctgtctcaaaactgaCGGATAAGTAGAACTTTTTGgatcttttttgaaattttagtgaTTATTTATACCAACAACCATTAGCAAATGACTCTTTGGAAGTCATGTTACGTTGTTAAAAACTGTTCCATCACTGTATTTAAAACCTTCTCATACCACAAACGAAAGGGATAAAACCATTCAGTACACAAGTGAACTTTTATGTGAAGAATTTTGATGATATTCTGCACTTACATCTGCATCAaagtgtttaatttctttcaaaatattggGAAACCTAAAACTCCAGTGTAAAACTGGCTGCCGGCAGTGTCTATAGAGGTGTGAATTGTCTTCCAATAAATCTTGTGAAAGTATATTATAGGACATCACTGAGAAGTCAAACTTGTTATCGCTGTCTTCACATTTGGGGTCAACATTTTTGTCTCCTAGGATCTTCGTCTTGTCTTTATTATGGTTACATATATATTCCCAGTGCCGTTGTATTGTGCCTGTTAAAATATATTGAACAACATATAAAGAgttaatgaaaaacaaaccatCAATTTTCCTTATGTcagtttttttcttgccttttaaaaactcCTACAGGCAATGAACAGAACGTTTTCCCCTAGGAAATGGCAACATAGCACTAAGTAACTGGAAGTTGTCATCAAATTGATTACAAAGGCAGTAAAATGATATAATGACTGACCAACAGGTACAAAACAAGTTTAAAAGGATCTGGCAAGTCATTTTGGAGACTTGAGAGTGTGTTAATAAAGCTAAGACTGAATAGGGGTCCTAGTTTCTCACTTACTTATGGTTAACAAGTGGCTCTGCCAGATAAGCTCAGCAACTTCATAACCATAacaatatacagttgacccttgaacaatgcggggggaggggggtcaaaAGCACCTCAAAAGCATCTGCATaaaacttctgactcccccaaaacttaactagtAATAGCTTACCGTTGACTGGAAGTCTTACTGGTAACATAAATAGTAGATTAGCACAtaatttgtatgttatatgtgttatatactgtattcttacaatcaagtaagctagagaaaagaaatcgttattaagaaaatcataaagaagagaaaatacatttacagtgctgtgTCATACTTATCAGAAAGGCACACGTGTAAGTGGACCTACGCAGTTTGTgtattgttcaaaggtcaactgtatttgaATGTCACAGTTGACTGTTCAATAAGATGATTTTgcactatattttatttcctatgaGTAAGATAAGATCATCAAATGATTAAGTTCTAGCAAGAACTCATCTCAGAATTCTGGTTTAGACATGAATGAAGGGTGTATGATGCCAACATGTGGAAGCAGTATTTAGTGGAATGATGCAAACGAAATGAACacaagaattctttttaatgcaCACCAAAGCAAAAGTTAGAGAGAACACAGGTGCAGAATGCTAGTAAATGGTAAGGGCTGGCTGAAAAGCCCAGCATGCAGTGAGCGACCAGGAATTGTGATAGTTTACATTCTGCAAAGACACAATACGAGAGGAGAATCAGACAGCACGAGATTTTTCAACTATAGGTAGTCCTCGACTTAGAAACGACCTGCACACACACGCAAATGTACATACACCCCTTTGACCTTGTCTCTCTCACCCCACCATTAAGGAGGATACTCTTACTGCCATGGaaaccatgaagaaaaatgtGGAAGTTTTAGAGATTCCATGAGCTCAACAGAAGgggaaaacaaagggaagaaCTTGGGAAAACAGGTTTGGAGATGGGACTTTCAAGCATgattaaaattacatgaaaaacCTCAGTCCTAGAACATCTTCCTTCTCCTACATGAAGGTTTTCGCTTCACTGGATTACAATACCTAGGATTccactaattaaaaattaaattgaggaaaaatattctatacataggggaaaaaaagaccaaaaggaaaTACACCAGTATTTTTAAGAGCGGTTATTTCTGAGTGGAAGGACTGTGGATGATTTTTCTAAATCGTCTACAATGATGATATATTTACAATCAGAGTATCAATAAACTCTGTAGAAATgccaataaagtaaaaaaattttaaatatcctctGGTAAACATGTTTAATGTCTGCTGCATGGGGGGAATAGAGATTTTGACCAGAGGCTCAAAGAGGAAGATAATTTTTATGAATAGTGAGGTCTGGGTGGAACGTGGTGCTGGGAGACATACGATACCATGAAGGTACTAAGCGCCtgagaagagtaaagaaaaaaaaggtggaaggaaagaaaaccaaactcaACAAAAGTCTTCAAGGATTACAGAACTTAGCCTACAGCTTGTCCTATACCCAGGAAAGGGATGGAAACCATATTCTTCCCTATCCTTCACTGAATAAAGAGAATCCTACCTGCAAAGGCCCAGAACTACACCTAATTGTACTGACTCCACAGAACTACCCTGAGATTTGTAACATAGTTTGTATGGGGAAAACGGAAACTGATGATCCACAACTGATTCTCAAGAACTAATTATCTAGAACACAATTCATTCATAAATTGGGGACTGTCTATTGATGGTTTTTAGCCACAAATCATAGTCTTTGTATGTATACGAGATGCAAAGGGCTCTAGTCATGCAAACAAAATGCAAGCCACCATCACAAAGTTACAGCCCTACCCTGGAGCCACCATCATATTAAGATACGAAAAATGAAGGTCTAAAAAAGGTGTtcatattttcctataaaatatgtatatgtaaggGCACAGAAATGCACTGAGAATTGTATAGTCCTGGCAAGTGTTTGTAAGCCAACTCTTCTTGCAGTTCCATTTCTGAAGTAACTGAAACCATCAGATTATCTAATTAAAGAGTGGCTTTCAACCTTCTCAAGCTTGTATAACTCTTTGGCATTACTTTCGTGTCATGGCCATCAATCCCTAATAGACTGGGGCTGGCTGATGgggtaaatacatattttctcctgaccacatttgcttttaataaaCATATAGAAATGTGTTTGAGAGCTAGGGTTCCATGGAAGACAATCGGAAGACGACTGAGAGAGGACAGTCTTTGGCCTTCATCTACTTCACAACATACAGTCACACTACAAAAGCTTATATACCTTCCATGTCAGGAGGAACAAGGTGATCACAGCAGAGAAGACAGATGAATCAAAGAAAGTAAGCAATAGGCCTGATCAGGTTTTTAGGGCGCCTAATTAAAAAGTCATAATTGTGTCACACAATTCCTTCAAATACCACTTTAAAGTGATAGGCAAGTTAGAAGGCTGTTCTCTTGATTGAAAAGTATTAGTGAATTATCGGAAGTCACAAATATGGCTTAACGAAGAGCATTTTCCTTATTCACAATACCTAGGAAGAATGGACATATAAAGAGTCAGGTCGCAATCAAAGTTTATCAGTATGTAAATGTCATCCCCCATTCATTAAAGGGAAAACACCACCACCACGATtttctgagtacctactatgAAGCCAACAGTGTATTAGGCACTTTGATatgtctcatttcatcctcaacaGGCTTTCAAAGTAGGCATTATTTTACACTTGGAAACCAAGGAGCAGAGAGGCTCCATAACCTGTCCAAGCTGACACAATTAGTGGTgggacagaatgagagcagggagTGGTTCCTGAGCCCATGCTTATGTCAGTAAGCCACAACTCCACCTGGGAGCACACCAGATTTACAAAGGCTAAGCAAGAGAGCAGTGTGCTGACCTGATCAACAACGAATACATGAATGAAAAGCCATCTCATGTCATCATACAGCCCTAGATTTACAGGTTATGGATTGACTGTTCTTAGGAACCTAATTTTAATGCCTCTACAATACATCTTTTGTTCATTCAAAAGAATATTGACTTATGAACACATGCTGTGGttaaatattatacaaatagATTTTCACTTTCAGTGCTTACAATTTCTACTCAAATGTGTAGTAGAATTTCTATTTAAAAGAGCACTAATTAATCGTCTAGCTAACCTTCGAGCTCTGACTTCCAAGTGAGACTAACTCTGTACGTCTTCCTTTGACAAACTTATGTCAGCTCTCTACACAGAAACACTTATACGGTCTATTTTCAAATATCTCCAGAGGAATTATCTTCACCGAAAACATAGCCCAGTAAGAAAGACAACTCCAAGTTCCACTTAGATAATTCATACATActttgggggaggaggcagggctggcagcacagagcgaGTCTAGTGAATTGCAAACAATCTGACAAATCTAGAAATAAtcaacatatttagaaaaaactCATTCTCAAAGCTGAAAAAGTTGTGGTTCCCTTATTAAAAGATAAGACATCCCACAGACTCAAGATTATGTGTATAAACCTCAGTACAATAAATACATTGAGTAAGCTAAAATCTTACTCTgtaagaaaatatctttcaattaATGATTGTGTGTCTTTAAGAATATCCTTTGGTCTTACATTAAAAAgttagcattaaaaataaaaacatgaggggcacctggctgggtcagtcagtggaacgtgcgactcttgatctcagggttgtgaggtcgagtcccatgttgggtgtggagattacttaaaaataaaatctttaaagtaaataagcaaataataaaaacctgaaatttaatttttttatagatcTGTGGACTCCCAAGAACATATACCAATTTCTAGAAAGTCTAAGGACCTGTTTTTAAATCAATGGATTTGATAACTATTCTTAAACTTAATGTTTTAATCTAGTCCTACATTCTTTCCCAACctcattctccccctctctctttatatatagtTTCCTGTATTTTTACTGTCAgatatacacaaaagataaaaatagatataaatcaagacgtcatttaaaaaaataatttcctttttcctaataGAAAACTATGGGTTGAAAACAAATACTAAACCCCTCCAAAACCCGGAGGAGGTTTTAAGGATTATCAGATAGGAAAGTTTCCTTCTATGGCTTACATCTATTTTTCCACCAAGATAAACGTCACCTTTACCTTGGTGTTTTCTTCGTTTTGATGAAGGCTCATCTCCCTCAGAGTTCATGATGTAACTAGAGAGATGAATCAAAGAGCTGTGGCTCAGGCTGTCAGGTCTCCAGTTCCAGTACTGAAACGGAGTTCTAGACTCAAACAAACAAGGTGGTCTCCAATGTAGTGAAAAATGCCTACTACTGAAGTATGGGTAAGGAGCACGAGAATAATGTCCAGGCCACCTCATACAACTAGAAATATGTCTGTTCCAGCAACACCTTTGCAGATTCTCCCACGGTGTAGTCCAATCTCTGCCCAGACTCTTCTGGTGATGGGGAAACATGGGgtatctaaaagaaataaatacactccTTGAGGTACCACTTTTTGTTCAGCTATAGCACATTAAATCCAAATCTGTCTCCTCAAGGCAAGATAATGCCTGATATTTAAACTTTGGCTTCtagggtggctgagttggttaagcgtctgtctcttgattttggctcaggtcatgatctcatggtggtgggatcgagccccttgtagaactctgagctgagcatggagcctgcttaagattctctctctccctctctctttccctctccgtctgcccctctcccctgctcatgtgctgtctctctctaaaaatatatatatatatgtatatatgttatataatataattatattttatatatatatacatatatatatatgaatctgaaaaaaaaaaatcttcaagatcTATGAAGGACAGGCAAAAGCAGCCATGATTTAATTATTAGTAGCAATACCTCAAAGCTGTCCTTCAACACCTATGAATGGTATTCTAAATACTTAACATAGACTCCACCAGGCTCCCAAAACACCACATACACTTCAAAAAGTCCTCAGTTCAACTGAGAGATTAACCATCAAACTGGTTTTCAGAGTAGCCTTCTAGTATCTAATAAACTCTGGATAAATAAAATCCACAGCAAACATAAGAATTAAATCACTATGGAATACATGAGCTGACTACAATTAAAGCCAATCTCTCCTCCAACTTGGGTTTGTAGTAAAAACAGGCTTCTGAACAGTTGTTTTTAACCAAGATTACATTTTCCAAACATTTGTAtagctaagaaaacaaaaacctatcaCAACTTCACCAAACTACCTTTCTTGCTAATCAGCAGGTGgataatttattttccatctttttttttttttcatggcatgCTTCTCCTTGAGGGAAATGAAATGGGATAGAGCTTACTCATTAATAATTCACCAACATTCCAACCAATATACTGATCATCCAAAACATCGCCAAAGTAGTGTTATCATTAACTTGAATAATTTGTTCTCAGGCACTCTTAAGAAACAATACAACTCAAGCACCATCTTCTTACCATACTATTCTGGCAAAAATTTTGGATTCAGAGGACTTCTATCCTTTCCTAGAATTCATTAAAGGTACACTTGAAGACAGTGTTAATAATGTTCACTTCTACCACCAAAGAAACTTAGTTTAAAtagtatttactgttttttttaacttttatatgttaattcaaaggcatttaaaatttttatcatatacTTTTGCTgttctatataatttattatgaaCTTTTGCATTCTCCAATTGTTCTCTAAATTCAACTTAATTGTAAATCTTTAAAGGCATGACATGGGCATGCTACTCTGCTTTGTGACAACTCTGAAAGCCATAGAGATTTGGGTGCTTGGTCCATGCTAATAAGCTACCATGTTGCCATATAATACTCGTGGCTGCAAAACTTATTCTTTGTATTTGTAATTACTTATAGAGACGTCTTTTGCTCTTAAGATGATAAGCTCCTTCAAGGCCAGAGCTTTCTTACTCATTTTAATCCTGGCCTCTTCccaagtgcctagcacagtgcctggc includes:
- the ANGEL2 gene encoding protein angel homolog 2 isoform X5, which translates into the protein MEAWRCVRRGYGRCVVGRGRYPMFPHHQKSLGRDWTTPWENLQRCCWNRHISSCMRWPGHYSRAPYPYFSSRHFSLHWRPPCLFESRTPFQYWNWRPDSLSHSSLIHLSSYIMNSEGDEPSSKRRKHQGTIQRHWEYICNHNKDKTKILGDKNVDPKCEDSDNKFDFSVMSYNILSQDLLEDNSHLYRHCRQPVLHWSFRFPNILKEIKHFDADVLCLQEVQEDHYGAEIRPSLESLGYHCEYKMRTGRKPDGCAICFKHSKFSLLSVNPVEFYRRDVPLLDRDNVGLVLLLQPKLPRAASPVICVANTHLLYNPRRGDIKLTQLAMLLAEISSVAHQKDGSFCPIVMCGDFNSVPGSPLYSFIKEGKLNYEGLAIGKMVI
- the ANGEL2 gene encoding protein angel homolog 2 isoform X6, with the translated sequence MSYNILSQDLLEDNSHLYRHCRQPVLHWSFRFPNILKEIKHFDADVLCLQEVQEDHYGAEIRPSLESLGYHCEYKMRTGRKPDGCAICFKHSKFSLLSVNPVEFYRRDVPLLDRDNVGLVLLLQPKLPRAASPVICVANTHLLYNPRRGDIKLTQLAMLLAEISSVAHQKDGSFCPIVMCGDFNSVPGSPLYSFIKEGKLNYEGLAIGKVSGQEQSSRGQRILSIPIWPPNLGISQNCVYEVQQLPKVEKTDGDLTQTELDKTEVLVTAEKLSSNLHHHFSLSSVYSHYFPDTGIPEVTTCHSRSAITVDYIFYSAEKEDVAGQPGAEVALVGGLKLLARLSLLTEQDLWTVNGLPNENNSSDHLPLLAKFRLEL